A genomic segment from Streptomyces sp. TLI_235 encodes:
- a CDS encoding ABC-type branched-subunit amino acid transport system substrate-binding protein yields the protein MAGRIGRRGTGGAWTGRAARLAAATAVLPALLDLTGCAGGAGAAEGSSVTVLTMAPAGSGSADRSGITALAEAIGRSVSASGGFGGRRLHVLTCNEQDTSEGAAACVRQAVDAHAVAVIGSYSRHAEDFMPALEAAGIPYLGGYGLSGPEFSSPLSYPVAGGTPALIAGSGRQLVTAGCRSIALVRPDNRTGDTLTRYLSGALRPAGVPLTDVKVAEKAPDFDAVARAAVGGDRKEGCVTTALGVEQTRALLDAYRKLAPGRTRLGAVLGGVQQSVVDATGGKAGPLEGALVTGWYPPESSAVWDDLRHTLGDGAPGTGVDTSDLGVQTTWVAYQVFLQAADRLASAGLPLTAKTLRNQLDSGDSLDTGGVTPPLGWGMASMLPSAESPRLTNTWVTFQQVENGRLTLQQSGFVDVRWVLTGKRAPQ from the coding sequence ATGGCAGGGCGGATCGGCCGGCGGGGTACGGGGGGCGCGTGGACGGGGCGGGCCGCACGGTTGGCGGCGGCCACGGCGGTGCTGCCGGCGCTGCTCGACCTGACCGGCTGTGCGGGCGGTGCGGGCGCCGCCGAGGGCAGCTCGGTGACCGTGCTGACCATGGCCCCGGCCGGCTCCGGCTCCGCCGACCGCTCGGGGATCACCGCGCTGGCGGAGGCGATCGGGCGGTCCGTCAGCGCCTCGGGCGGCTTCGGCGGGCGTCGGCTGCACGTACTCACCTGCAACGAGCAGGACACGTCGGAGGGTGCGGCGGCCTGCGTCCGGCAGGCGGTGGACGCCCACGCGGTGGCGGTGATCGGCTCGTACAGCCGGCACGCCGAGGACTTCATGCCGGCGCTGGAGGCGGCGGGCATCCCCTACCTGGGCGGTTACGGGCTGTCCGGGCCGGAGTTCTCCAGCCCGCTCTCCTATCCGGTGGCCGGCGGGACGCCGGCGCTGATCGCGGGCAGCGGCCGCCAGTTGGTGACGGCCGGCTGCAGGTCGATCGCGCTGGTACGGCCGGACAACCGGACCGGCGACACCCTCACCCGCTACCTGTCCGGCGCGCTGCGGCCGGCCGGGGTGCCACTGACCGACGTCAAGGTGGCGGAGAAGGCCCCGGACTTCGACGCCGTCGCGCGGGCCGCGGTCGGCGGCGACCGCAAGGAGGGCTGCGTGACGACGGCGCTCGGTGTCGAGCAGACCCGCGCGCTGCTGGACGCGTACCGCAAGCTCGCCCCGGGCCGCACGCGGCTCGGGGCGGTGCTCGGCGGCGTCCAGCAGTCGGTGGTGGACGCCACCGGCGGCAAGGCGGGCCCGCTGGAGGGCGCGCTGGTGACCGGCTGGTACCCGCCGGAGTCGTCGGCGGTCTGGGACGACCTGCGTCACACGCTGGGCGACGGAGCGCCGGGCACCGGGGTGGACACCTCCGACCTGGGGGTGCAGACCACCTGGGTCGCCTACCAGGTGTTCCTCCAGGCGGCGGACCGGCTGGCCTCGGCTGGCCTGCCGCTGACCGCGAAAACCCTGCGCAACCAGTTGGACAGCGGGGACTCGCTGGACACCGGCGGTGTCACCCCGCCGCTGGGCTGGGGCATGGCGAGCATGCTGCCGAGCGCCGAGTCGCCGCGGCTGACCAACACGTGGGTGACCTTCCAGCAGGTCGAGAACGGCCGGCTGACCCTGCAGCAGAGCGGGTTCGTGGACGTCCGCTGGGTTCTGACGGGCAAGCGCGCACCGCAGTAG
- a CDS encoding peptidase M1-like protein gives MMRRTRAAAAASAASVLLLLAGTPAHALAPTGGTVTAPDPYFPLSGDNGYDVRHYDLDLDFTPATHLLDARATVRAIADRSLSTFRLDYSGPEIQQVLVDGRPATYRRNGQKLTVVPVRPIRAGGTFTVLVRYRGTPERISDPALGDYGWINTPDGAVALNEPDGARTWYPLNDDLRDKATYTFRITTPTGVTALANGEPDGPPQDRDGRTTVTWQMRKPMAGYLSMVAIGDFKVTRTTDGGIPNITAYDPTGGDDALLHRATAEAVAWEKQRFGAYPFDSMGGIIDQVGVGYALETQSRPVYDGGTDELTVVHEMAHQWYGDSVTPGTWRDIWLNEGFATYAEWLWQEDHGGPTVQEVFDTYYATPADDPFWHLKTGDPGRDNMFDYDAVYLRGAMTLQALRTTIGDHDFFQLLREWARTHRYGTADTRDLLNLAEKISHRRLGPLFDAWLYTAAKPPLPH, from the coding sequence ATGATGAGACGAACCCGGGCGGCCGCGGCGGCCTCCGCCGCCTCCGTCCTGCTGCTCCTCGCAGGCACGCCCGCCCACGCCCTCGCGCCGACGGGCGGAACCGTCACCGCCCCCGACCCGTACTTCCCGCTCAGCGGAGACAACGGGTACGACGTCCGGCACTACGACCTCGACCTCGACTTCACCCCGGCGACCCACCTGCTGGACGCCCGCGCGACCGTCCGGGCCATCGCCGACCGGTCCCTGTCGACCTTCCGCCTCGACTACTCCGGCCCGGAGATCCAGCAGGTCCTCGTCGACGGCAGACCCGCCACGTACCGGCGGAACGGCCAGAAGCTCACCGTCGTCCCGGTCCGCCCCATCCGTGCCGGCGGGACCTTCACCGTCCTCGTCCGCTACCGGGGCACCCCCGAGAGGATCTCCGACCCGGCACTCGGCGACTACGGCTGGATCAACACCCCGGACGGCGCCGTCGCCCTCAACGAACCCGACGGCGCCCGCACCTGGTACCCCCTCAACGACGACCTCCGCGACAAGGCCACCTACACCTTCCGGATCACCACCCCGACCGGTGTCACCGCCCTCGCCAACGGCGAACCCGACGGCCCGCCGCAGGACCGCGACGGCCGCACCACCGTCACCTGGCAAATGCGCAAGCCGATGGCCGGCTACCTCTCCATGGTCGCGATCGGCGACTTCAAGGTCACCCGCACCACCGACGGCGGCATCCCCAACATCACCGCCTACGACCCCACCGGCGGCGACGACGCCCTGCTCCACCGCGCCACCGCCGAGGCCGTCGCCTGGGAGAAGCAGCGCTTCGGCGCGTACCCCTTCGACTCGATGGGCGGCATCATCGACCAGGTCGGCGTCGGCTACGCCCTGGAGACCCAGAGCCGCCCGGTGTACGACGGCGGCACCGACGAACTCACCGTCGTCCACGAAATGGCGCACCAGTGGTACGGCGACAGCGTCACCCCCGGCACCTGGCGCGACATCTGGCTCAACGAGGGCTTCGCCACCTACGCCGAATGGCTCTGGCAGGAGGACCACGGCGGCCCCACCGTCCAGGAGGTCTTCGACACGTACTACGCCACCCCCGCCGACGACCCCTTCTGGCACCTCAAGACCGGCGACCCCGGCCGCGACAACATGTTCGACTACGACGCCGTCTACCTGCGCGGCGCGATGACCCTGCAGGCGCTGCGCACCACCATCGGCGACCACGACTTCTTCCAACTCCTCCGCGAGTGGGCCCGCACCCACCGCTACGGCACCGCCGACACCCGCGACCTCCTCAACCTCGCCGAGAAGATCTCCCACCGCCGACTCGGCCCCCTCTTCGACGCCTGGCTCTACACCGCAGCCAAACCCCCACTGCCGCACTGA
- a CDS encoding serine protease inhibitor, with amino-acid sequence METATGTARTVNALATRWARDLGAGELGGDGRAGGTVFTAVGLWPLLAFLATGANDQVRKELEEALGLPADEAAARGRDLLAALQTAPGLGAALGLWTLGHLQLEPDWLAGLGPRTHGTLTGDTATDRAALDGWAAEHTDGLIRSMPLRVDSRPLLVLASALTVRTRWRHPFQETWRRPESGPWTGRTFAAVRQHGPALFDRLAVAETAAGPVTEVRVPGTGDIDVHLILGTEDAPLGAVLAAGLDLLDGRSRRIPAAALPLGAQWPGLVIGTSDSATPENRLDLTAAAFTVDADHDLLERAELFGLRTASRRASFPGICRNEPLAVAQARQAATAVFGAAGFEAAAVTVVAAVRGGPRPPQVLHRVTTAAAGFERPFAFLAVHRPSGLALTGGWITDPATEHPS; translated from the coding sequence ATGGAGACGGCGACGGGCACGGCACGGACGGTCAACGCGCTCGCGACGCGCTGGGCGAGAGACCTCGGCGCGGGAGAACTCGGCGGCGACGGCCGGGCCGGCGGGACGGTGTTCACCGCCGTCGGGCTCTGGCCGCTGCTCGCCTTCCTCGCCACGGGCGCGAACGACCAGGTCCGCAAGGAGTTGGAGGAGGCACTCGGTCTGCCCGCCGACGAGGCCGCCGCCCGCGGCCGTGACCTGCTCGCCGCGCTGCAAACGGCGCCGGGCCTCGGCGCCGCCCTCGGCCTGTGGACCCTCGGCCACCTGCAGCTCGAGCCCGACTGGCTGGCCGGACTCGGCCCCCGCACCCACGGCACCCTCACCGGCGACACCGCGACCGACCGGGCCGCCCTCGACGGCTGGGCGGCGGAACACACCGACGGCCTGATCCGGTCCATGCCGCTCAGGGTGGACTCCCGGCCGCTGCTCGTCCTGGCCAGTGCGCTGACCGTCCGCACCCGCTGGCGCCACCCCTTCCAGGAGACCTGGCGCCGCCCCGAGTCCGGCCCGTGGACCGGCCGCACCTTCGCCGCCGTCCGACAGCACGGCCCCGCCCTCTTCGACCGGCTGGCCGTCGCCGAGACCGCGGCCGGGCCGGTCACCGAAGTCCGCGTGCCCGGCACCGGCGATATCGACGTCCACCTGATCCTCGGCACCGAGGACGCACCGCTCGGCGCCGTACTGGCCGCCGGGCTGGACCTGCTGGACGGGCGCAGCCGACGGATCCCGGCCGCCGCGCTGCCACTCGGCGCACAGTGGCCCGGCCTGGTGATCGGCACCTCCGACAGCGCCACGCCCGAGAACCGGCTCGACCTCACCGCCGCGGCGTTCACCGTCGACGCCGACCACGACCTGCTCGAACGGGCGGAGCTCTTCGGCCTCCGGACGGCCTCCCGACGGGCGTCCTTCCCCGGCATCTGCCGCAACGAGCCGCTGGCGGTCGCCCAGGCCAGGCAGGCCGCCACCGCCGTGTTCGGCGCCGCGGGCTTCGAAGCCGCCGCCGTCACGGTCGTCGCCGCCGTGCGGGGCGGCCCGCGCCCGCCGCAGGTCCTGCACCGGGTCACTACGGCCGCGGCCGGCTTCGAACGGCCCTTCGCCTTCCTCGCCGTCCACCGCCCGTCCGGTCTGGCCCTCACCGGCGGCTGGATCACCGACCCCGCGACCGAGCATCCTTCCTGA
- a CDS encoding carbonic anhydrase: protein MQDITDGLRRFRREAFPPRAALFAELAGRHRPEALFIGCSDSRVVPELITQRGPGELFVVRTAGNLVPPHPAGADGVAASIEYAVGALGVRDVVVCGHSDCGAMTALATGDGLDRLPSVAAWLRHAAVGGAAAPMADGGPGVEQRVAALVRANVVAQLDRLRTHPSVAEALERRALALHGWVFDIASGTVEAYDPAERRFRPPVG, encoded by the coding sequence ATGCAGGACATCACCGACGGGCTCCGGCGCTTCCGGCGGGAGGCCTTTCCGCCGCGGGCGGCGCTGTTCGCGGAGCTGGCCGGCCGGCACCGGCCCGAGGCGCTCTTCATCGGCTGCTCCGACAGCCGGGTGGTGCCCGAGCTGATCACCCAGCGCGGACCCGGCGAGCTGTTCGTCGTCCGGACGGCCGGCAACCTGGTGCCGCCCCACCCGGCCGGGGCGGACGGGGTCGCCGCGAGCATCGAGTACGCGGTCGGCGCCCTGGGCGTCCGCGACGTGGTCGTCTGCGGCCACTCCGACTGCGGCGCGATGACCGCCCTCGCCACCGGCGACGGCCTCGATCGGCTGCCGTCGGTCGCCGCGTGGCTGCGGCACGCCGCGGTCGGCGGGGCGGCGGCGCCGATGGCCGACGGCGGTCCCGGGGTCGAGCAGCGGGTGGCCGCGCTGGTGCGCGCCAACGTGGTCGCCCAGCTCGACCGGCTGCGGACCCATCCCTCCGTCGCCGAGGCCCTGGAGCGGCGGGCCCTGGCCCTGCACGGCTGGGTCTTCGACATCGCCTCCGGCACGGTCGAGGCGTACGACCCGGCCGAGCGCCGCTTCCGCCCGCCGGTCGGCTGA
- a CDS encoding signal transduction histidine kinase: MADPTTPPAPAADGPTTRRSRTARLRTARLRATVRRHSAAARPAALAARLTPRSVRARTTLAACTTVGAALLVASAALLGLLHANLEHTVESGTREQARAVARLAADEQLTPLLPLDHGTDFIQVVDARGRVVATSQNVAGRPALAPVGAPDGRTTFDLRPLGEEHRQRVATVTATTPDGPVTVHVGSSLRTVDAAQDVAAAALLALCPLLLLTVGVLTWRTTGRALAPVEAIRAGVAAVGDRQLDLRVPVPAADDEIARLAGTMNAMLARLEAAGARQRRFIADASHELRSPLAVLRTQLEVALAHPDPAVRTALLEGALEDTDRLQALATDLLLLARLDSAGPDRPDDSVDLADLVDSTVRARAGDPHPVRLDLAEGITVAGSPLWLGRLLTNLLDNAQRHAGRGVTVRLYRDPGAGRAVLDVANDGPAVAPEDRERIFERFTRLDDARSRDHGGAGLGLPIARDIARHHGGGLALVPAADGTVFRTHLPIAAS; this comes from the coding sequence GTGGCTGACCCGACGACACCCCCCGCGCCCGCAGCGGACGGGCCCACCACACGGCGCTCCCGCACCGCCCGGCTGCGCACCGCCCGGCTGCGCGCCACGGTCCGCCGCCACTCCGCAGCCGCCCGCCCGGCCGCACTGGCGGCGCGCCTCACCCCGCGCTCGGTGCGTGCCAGGACCACCCTCGCCGCATGCACCACCGTCGGCGCGGCCCTCCTGGTCGCCTCCGCCGCACTGCTCGGACTGCTGCACGCCAACCTCGAACACACCGTGGAGAGCGGCACCCGCGAGCAGGCCCGTGCCGTCGCCAGGCTGGCCGCCGACGAGCAGCTCACCCCGCTCCTGCCGCTCGACCACGGCACCGACTTCATCCAGGTCGTCGACGCCCGCGGCCGGGTGGTGGCCACCAGCCAGAACGTGGCCGGCCGTCCCGCCCTCGCCCCCGTCGGAGCGCCCGACGGCCGTACCACCTTCGACCTGCGGCCGCTCGGCGAGGAGCACCGTCAACGGGTCGCCACCGTCACCGCCACCACCCCCGACGGTCCGGTGACGGTGCACGTCGGCTCGTCGCTGCGCACCGTGGACGCCGCCCAGGACGTCGCCGCCGCCGCTCTCCTGGCGCTCTGCCCGCTGCTGCTGCTCACCGTCGGCGTCCTCACCTGGCGCACCACTGGCCGGGCGCTCGCCCCGGTCGAGGCGATCCGCGCCGGCGTGGCCGCCGTCGGCGACCGGCAGCTGGACCTCCGGGTGCCCGTCCCGGCCGCCGACGACGAGATCGCCCGCCTGGCCGGCACCATGAACGCCATGCTGGCCCGGCTGGAGGCCGCCGGGGCACGCCAGCGCCGCTTCATCGCGGACGCCTCGCACGAGCTGCGCAGCCCGCTCGCCGTCCTGCGCACCCAGCTGGAGGTCGCGCTCGCCCATCCCGACCCGGCGGTGCGCACCGCCCTGCTCGAAGGCGCCCTGGAGGACACCGACCGGCTCCAGGCCCTCGCCACCGACCTCCTGCTGCTGGCCCGGCTCGACTCCGCCGGCCCCGACCGGCCGGACGACTCCGTCGACCTCGCCGACCTGGTCGACTCCACCGTGCGGGCCCGGGCCGGCGACCCCCACCCGGTCCGCCTCGACCTGGCGGAGGGCATCACCGTGGCCGGCAGCCCGCTCTGGCTCGGCCGGCTGCTGACCAACCTGCTGGACAACGCCCAGCGCCACGCCGGCCGGGGTGTGACCGTGCGGCTGTACCGCGATCCCGGTGCCGGACGGGCCGTGCTGGACGTCGCCAACGACGGCCCCGCGGTCGCCCCGGAGGACAGGGAGCGGATCTTCGAGCGATTCACCCGCCTCGACGACGCCCGCAGCCGCGACCACGGCGGCGCCGGCCTCGGCCTGCCCATCGCCCGCGACATCGCCCGCCACCACGGCGGCGGGCTCGCGCTCGTCCCGGCAGCGGACGGCACCGTCTTCCGGACGCACCTGCCGATCGCGGCCTCGTAG
- a CDS encoding poly-gamma-glutamate synthesis protein (capsule biosynthesis protein), producing MTPLVSRRAVLLGAAGGVLAACSSRAPDRRPDEGATTAAGVLRSGVRMPVVLAVHPATAIGRTATRAEVEAVHSGGAVTWQGLRVVRGPGAVAAAAGAKDVVAAVTADAVVPGTAVVPVDGHDPLTAPADYPLTAEVAAVTAPDPVVTSLWTGDVMLGRRVGAGMAAAGDWDLPFAQTADRLAAAGLTVGNLECTLSREGRATHGGDSFGADPRSLSGVHRAGYDILTLGNNHLGDYGPNALVRTVSIARGEGFATAGAGADIAAAREPALATAGGLRFAVLAFCAVGESPEAAPGTPGVVWLRMPPITGPLAETDLAALEQSVRAARVAADVLVVVPHWGREYSHRPVAEQFTVGHRLIDAGADAVVGMHQHWVQPIEIYRGRPIVHGLGNFVFDMTFSEQVQQAVVVELVHWGRILKSVRAVPVRIGAGGVPRFLDPAGAEGRTILSTVWG from the coding sequence ATGACGCCGCTCGTCTCCCGCCGCGCCGTGCTGCTCGGCGCCGCCGGGGGAGTGTTGGCCGCGTGCAGCAGCCGCGCGCCGGATCGTCGGCCCGACGAGGGTGCCACGACGGCCGCCGGGGTGTTGCGTTCGGGCGTCCGGATGCCGGTGGTGCTGGCCGTCCACCCGGCGACGGCGATCGGCCGGACCGCGACCCGGGCCGAAGTGGAGGCCGTGCACTCCGGCGGGGCGGTGACCTGGCAGGGGCTGCGGGTGGTGCGCGGGCCGGGCGCGGTCGCCGCGGCGGCCGGCGCCAAGGACGTGGTCGCCGCGGTGACCGCGGACGCCGTGGTGCCCGGCACCGCGGTGGTGCCGGTCGACGGGCACGATCCGCTCACCGCCCCCGCCGACTACCCCCTCACCGCAGAGGTCGCCGCGGTGACCGCGCCCGACCCGGTGGTCACCAGCCTGTGGACCGGCGACGTGATGCTGGGCCGCCGGGTCGGCGCCGGGATGGCGGCGGCCGGCGACTGGGATCTCCCCTTCGCGCAGACCGCCGACCGGCTGGCCGCCGCCGGCCTGACGGTCGGCAACCTGGAGTGCACCCTCTCCAGGGAGGGGCGGGCCACCCACGGCGGTGACTCCTTCGGTGCCGACCCGCGCTCTCTCTCCGGCGTCCACCGGGCTGGCTACGACATCCTCACCCTCGGCAACAACCACCTCGGCGACTACGGCCCCAACGCACTGGTCAGGACGGTGTCGATCGCCCGTGGCGAGGGCTTCGCCACCGCCGGTGCCGGCGCCGACATCGCCGCCGCCCGCGAACCGGCCCTGGCGACGGCCGGCGGGCTGCGGTTCGCCGTCCTCGCGTTCTGCGCGGTCGGCGAGTCGCCCGAGGCGGCCCCCGGCACGCCCGGCGTGGTGTGGCTGCGGATGCCGCCGATCACCGGCCCGCTCGCCGAGACCGACCTCGCCGCGCTGGAGCAGTCCGTCCGCGCCGCCCGCGTCGCCGCCGACGTCCTGGTGGTGGTCCCGCACTGGGGCAGGGAGTACTCGCACCGGCCGGTCGCCGAGCAGTTCACGGTCGGCCACCGGCTGATCGACGCCGGGGCCGACGCGGTGGTCGGCATGCACCAGCACTGGGTGCAGCCGATCGAGATCTACCGCGGCAGGCCGATCGTCCACGGCCTCGGCAACTTCGTCTTCGACATGACCTTCTCCGAGCAGGTCCAGCAGGCCGTGGTCGTCGAACTCGTGCACTGGGGACGCATCCTGAAGAGCGTCCGGGCCGTGCCGGTGCGGATCGGGGCCGGCGGCGTGCCCCGCTTCCTCGACCCGGCCGGCGCCGAGGGCCGCACCATCCTGTCCACCGTCTGGGGCTGA
- a CDS encoding 8-oxo-dGTP pyrophosphatase MutT (NUDIX family), whose amino-acid sequence MTRHPSPASVPPTESASESGPAPGSGSDRSAPVVRADALVRDGRGRVLLVVPDRPDDTTGTGGTGGTEGWELPGGAVGDEEPAPALVRGLAAWLGRSAEVGRLLVVDTVPARQRGRTVLALVYAVRLDDGPAADALAPRSPEFRAVAFHPEQEALTLLPPAAARRLAAAVAAERGAHTAALRDGHRPPMGPRDHYAQLPAPMAAATALVTDTAGRVLVLHPGYKDHLELPGGMVEAHESPGQAAARELMEELTLDVPVERLLVVDTASASAVKHGRALTCFVFDTPPLTPQQAAGLVFADGEIRAASWLPPEEAVRRLPPVLAARVSAALRAREDGGLVHLEAGRPAGPA is encoded by the coding sequence GTGACCCGGCACCCCTCCCCCGCCTCCGTCCCGCCGACCGAATCCGCATCCGAATCCGGACCTGCGCCCGGGTCCGGGTCCGACCGGTCAGCGCCGGTCGTCCGCGCGGACGCCCTGGTCCGCGACGGCCGGGGCCGCGTGCTGCTGGTCGTTCCCGACCGCCCGGACGACACGACCGGTACGGGGGGCACGGGAGGCACGGAGGGCTGGGAGCTGCCCGGCGGGGCGGTCGGGGACGAGGAGCCCGCGCCGGCGCTCGTCCGCGGGCTCGCCGCCTGGCTCGGCCGGTCCGCCGAGGTGGGCCGTCTGCTGGTGGTCGACACCGTTCCGGCCCGGCAGCGGGGCCGCACCGTGCTCGCCCTGGTGTACGCCGTCCGCCTCGACGACGGTCCGGCGGCTGACGCGCTCGCCCCGCGGTCCCCGGAGTTCCGCGCGGTCGCCTTCCACCCCGAACAGGAGGCGCTCACCCTGCTGCCGCCGGCCGCGGCCCGGCGACTCGCGGCCGCCGTCGCGGCCGAGCGCGGGGCGCACACCGCGGCGCTGCGCGACGGCCACCGCCCGCCGATGGGTCCGCGCGACCACTACGCGCAGCTGCCCGCGCCGATGGCGGCCGCCACCGCCCTGGTCACCGACACCGCGGGCCGGGTGCTCGTACTGCACCCCGGGTACAAGGACCACCTGGAACTCCCGGGCGGAATGGTGGAGGCCCACGAGTCGCCGGGGCAGGCCGCGGCGCGGGAGCTGATGGAGGAGCTGACGCTGGACGTGCCCGTCGAGCGGCTGCTGGTCGTGGACACCGCCTCGGCGTCCGCGGTGAAGCACGGCCGGGCCCTGACCTGCTTCGTCTTCGACACCCCGCCTCTGACCCCGCAGCAGGCCGCGGGCCTGGTGTTCGCGGACGGGGAGATCCGGGCGGCGAGCTGGCTGCCGCCCGAGGAGGCCGTGCGCCGCCTGCCGCCGGTTCTGGCCGCGCGGGTCTCCGCGGCACTGCGGGCTCGCGAGGACGGCGGCCTCGTCCACCTGGAGGCGGGCCGCCCGGCCGGACCGGCCTGA
- a CDS encoding LysR family cyn operon transcriptional activator: MELRHLRYLLAVAEHSSFTRAAEALHISQPTLSQQIRQLERTLGVELLDRTGRRVRPTDAGEAYLRHARRALRELAAAERAVQDVQDLSRGALRLATTPTFSAYLTGPLVAAFHARHPGIALDVREGTQDRIEAELLEDALDLGIAFGGSHRPGVAAQPLFPESLALAVGPGHPLAGRREPLPAAALAGYPLALLSGSFATRRHLDAYATEHGLRLQAAVEAASIAVLVDLVAAGTLATVLPDPAVLRYPELYPVPTDPPLPARTVVLLHRESAYRSAALRAFTTAALAHGRGDGRPGR, from the coding sequence ATGGAACTGCGTCACCTGCGCTACCTGCTCGCCGTGGCGGAGCACTCGAGCTTCACCAGGGCCGCCGAGGCGCTGCACATCTCGCAGCCGACGCTCTCGCAGCAGATCAGGCAGCTCGAACGCACGCTGGGCGTCGAACTGCTCGACCGCACCGGCCGCCGGGTGCGGCCGACCGACGCGGGCGAGGCATACCTGCGGCACGCCCGCCGGGCGCTGCGCGAGCTCGCGGCCGCCGAGCGCGCCGTGCAGGACGTGCAGGACCTCTCGCGGGGCGCGCTGCGCCTGGCCACCACGCCGACCTTCAGCGCGTACCTCACCGGTCCACTGGTCGCCGCGTTCCACGCCCGCCACCCCGGGATCGCCCTGGACGTCCGGGAGGGCACGCAGGACCGGATCGAGGCGGAACTCCTCGAGGACGCGCTCGACCTGGGCATCGCCTTCGGCGGGAGCCACCGGCCCGGGGTCGCCGCGCAACCGCTCTTCCCGGAGAGCCTGGCGCTCGCCGTCGGCCCCGGCCATCCGCTCGCCGGGCGGCGGGAGCCGCTCCCCGCAGCCGCGCTGGCCGGGTACCCGCTCGCGCTGCTCAGCGGCAGCTTCGCCACCCGACGGCACCTGGACGCCTACGCGACCGAGCACGGTCTCCGGCTGCAGGCCGCGGTCGAGGCGGCGTCGATCGCCGTCCTCGTCGACCTGGTCGCCGCCGGCACCCTCGCCACGGTGCTGCCCGACCCGGCCGTCCTGCGGTACCCGGAGCTGTACCCGGTGCCGACCGATCCGCCGCTCCCCGCCCGCACGGTCGTCCTGCTGCACCGGGAGAGCGCCTACCGCAGCGCCGCGCTGCGCGCCTTCACCACAGCGGCGTTGGCCCACGGCCGGGGCGACGGCCGACCGGGTCGCTGA
- a CDS encoding DNA-binding response OmpR family regulator produces MRVLVVEDERRLAAALRHGLTAEGFTVDVAHDGLTGLARAAEHPYDVIVLDIMLPGLNGYRVCSLLRAAGNDAGILMLTAKDGEWDEAEALDTGADDFLSKPFSYVVLVARLRALARRIGSRAPRATVLGDLVVDTAGRTCTRAGTPVRLTAREFAVLDHLARRAGEVVTKREILDEVWESGPDGDPNIVEVHISALRRKIDTSFGRAALQTVRGAGYRLAADGG; encoded by the coding sequence ATGCGGGTACTGGTGGTGGAGGACGAACGGCGGCTGGCTGCCGCCCTGCGGCACGGCCTGACGGCCGAGGGCTTCACGGTGGACGTCGCCCACGACGGGCTGACGGGCCTCGCCCGCGCCGCCGAGCACCCGTACGACGTGATCGTGCTGGACATCATGCTGCCCGGCCTCAACGGCTACCGGGTCTGCTCGCTGCTGCGCGCCGCCGGCAACGATGCGGGCATCCTCATGCTCACCGCCAAGGACGGCGAGTGGGACGAGGCGGAGGCACTGGACACCGGCGCCGACGACTTCCTCTCCAAGCCGTTCTCCTACGTCGTGCTCGTCGCGCGGCTGCGGGCGCTGGCCCGCCGCATCGGCAGCCGGGCGCCCCGCGCGACCGTTCTCGGCGACCTCGTCGTCGACACCGCCGGGCGCACCTGCACCCGCGCGGGGACGCCGGTGCGGCTGACCGCCCGCGAGTTCGCCGTGCTCGACCACCTCGCCCGGCGGGCCGGGGAGGTCGTGACCAAGCGGGAGATCCTCGACGAGGTGTGGGAGTCCGGCCCGGACGGCGACCCGAACATCGTCGAGGTCCACATCAGCGCCCTGCGCCGCAAGATCGACACCTCGTTCGGGCGGGCGGCGCTCCAGACCGTGCGCGGCGCCGGCTACCGGTTGGCGGCCGACGGTGGCTGA
- a CDS encoding amidohydrolase family protein, which yields MARFAALGVTASMQPTHCCEYTRADHTDNWSRRLGDERAGRAFRCRDLWEAGARVVLGSDWPIAPFPPLDVMAGARHRRPRDLSLPPHGPEQALTPLQALQGYTLNPAWAAGEEHLAGRLAVGYRADLTVLADNPLTVPDGELAALPVLLTVVAGRPTHRAPEL from the coding sequence GTGGCCCGCTTCGCCGCACTCGGCGTCACCGCCTCCATGCAGCCCACCCACTGCTGCGAGTACACCCGGGCCGACCACACCGACAACTGGTCCCGCCGGCTCGGGGACGAGCGTGCCGGCCGCGCGTTCCGGTGCCGCGACCTGTGGGAGGCCGGCGCCCGGGTCGTCCTCGGCTCCGACTGGCCGATCGCGCCGTTCCCGCCGCTGGACGTGATGGCCGGCGCCCGGCACCGCCGCCCGCGGGACCTCTCGCTGCCCCCGCACGGCCCCGAGCAGGCCCTCACCCCGCTGCAGGCGCTCCAGGGGTACACCCTGAACCCCGCCTGGGCGGCCGGGGAGGAACACCTGGCCGGCCGGCTCGCCGTCGGGTACCGGGCCGACCTCACCGTCCTCGCCGACAACCCGCTCACCGTGCCCGACGGCGAGCTCGCCGCACTCCCGGTGCTGCTCACCGTGGTCGCCGGCCGCCCCACGCACCGCGCGCCGGAACTCTGA